Proteins found in one Puniceicoccaceae bacterium genomic segment:
- the pgk gene encoding phosphoglycerate kinase: protein MSKVKTIRDVALKGKLVFVRVDFNVPVEGGVITDDTRIQAAVPTIQYLVKSGARVVLSSHLGR, encoded by the coding sequence ATGAGTAAGGTAAAGACCATTCGCGACGTAGCACTCAAAGGAAAGCTCGTGTTTGTGCGCGTTGATTTTAACGTACCCGTTGAGGGTGGTGTCATCACAGATGATACCCGCATTCAGGCTGCAGTTCCCACGATCCAGTACCTTGTGAAGTCGGGAGCCAGAGTTGTGCTTTCGAGCCACCTCGGACGT